Proteins encoded by one window of Nocardioides euryhalodurans:
- a CDS encoding class I SAM-dependent methyltransferase: MAMQQIPPRIRWAVDLMDVQPDDNVLEIGCGPGAGAELICQRLETGKLFAIDRSESGVDRTKRRCAKHVESGRLTVRQIDLATLRVPVKRLTKVFAFNVNLFWVRDCADEVALLHDRVVPGGAVYLFYEAKMPDLIPNIVTKASASLAAAGFRVSAVEQKAPPVVGIIGKR, from the coding sequence ATGGCGATGCAGCAGATCCCGCCCCGGATCAGGTGGGCGGTCGACCTGATGGACGTCCAGCCGGACGACAACGTGCTCGAGATCGGCTGCGGACCAGGTGCGGGAGCCGAGCTGATCTGCCAGCGGCTCGAGACCGGCAAGCTCTTCGCGATCGACCGCTCCGAGTCGGGGGTCGACCGCACGAAGCGGCGTTGCGCGAAGCATGTCGAGTCCGGTCGGCTGACCGTCCGGCAGATCGACCTCGCGACGCTGCGCGTGCCGGTCAAGCGGCTGACCAAGGTCTTCGCGTTCAACGTCAACCTGTTCTGGGTCCGCGACTGCGCCGACGAGGTGGCGCTGCTCCACGACCGGGTGGTGCCCGGCGGGGCCGTCTACCTCTTCTACGAGGCCAAGATGCCGGACCTGATCCCCAACATCGTCACCAAGGCCTCGGCCTCGCTGGCCGCGGCCGGCTTCCGCGTCTCCGCCGTCGAGCAGAAGGCGCCCCCGGTCGTCGGGATCATCGGCAAGCGCTGA
- the dapB gene encoding 4-hydroxy-tetrahydrodipicolinate reductase: MTETIKVGVLGALGKVGSEVCRAVEQAPDTELVARIDAGDDLGGLVGSGAEAVVDFTHPDVVMDNLEFCVRHGIHAVVGTTGFDAARLDTLRGWLADSPTTGVLVAPNFSIGALLMMRFAAEAARWFESAEVVELHHPDKADAPSGTARRTAELIAAARRDAGLGPAPDATSTALEGARGADVDGIRVHGLRIRGMVAHQEVVLGGLGETLTIRHDSMDRASFTPGVLAGLRAIADHPGLTVGLDHFLGLD, from the coding sequence GTGACGGAGACGATCAAGGTGGGCGTCCTGGGGGCGCTGGGCAAGGTGGGGTCCGAGGTGTGCCGGGCGGTCGAGCAGGCCCCCGACACCGAGCTGGTGGCCAGGATCGACGCCGGGGACGACCTCGGCGGGCTGGTCGGGTCGGGTGCCGAGGCGGTCGTCGACTTCACCCATCCCGACGTGGTCATGGACAACCTGGAGTTCTGCGTGCGCCACGGCATCCACGCCGTGGTCGGCACCACCGGCTTCGACGCCGCCCGGCTCGACACCCTCCGTGGCTGGTTGGCCGACTCACCCACGACGGGGGTGCTGGTCGCCCCCAACTTCTCGATCGGCGCGCTGCTGATGATGCGCTTCGCCGCCGAGGCCGCACGCTGGTTCGAGTCGGCCGAGGTCGTCGAGCTCCACCACCCCGACAAGGCCGACGCCCCGTCGGGCACCGCCCGCCGCACGGCGGAGCTGATCGCGGCCGCGAGGCGGGACGCGGGTCTGGGCCCGGCCCCCGACGCGACGTCGACCGCCCTGGAGGGGGCCCGTGGGGCCGACGTCGACGGCATCCGGGTCCACGGCCTGCGGATCCGCGGCATGGTGGCCCACCAGGAGGTCGTGCTCGGCGGGCTGGGGGAGACCCTCACGATCCGCCACGACTCGATGGACCGGGCGTCCTTCACCCCCGGCGTGCTGGCCGGGCTCCGCGCGATCGCCGACCACCCGGGCCTGACCGTGGGGCTGGACCACTTCCTGGGGTTGGACTGA
- a CDS encoding AzlD domain-containing protein, with protein MTWLVVLGAGLGCYLLKLAGLSIPPSVLDHPVVERVADLVPVALLAALVAVQVLSTGPDLVVDARLVGLAAAVVLLVVRAPFLVVVFGAALVAALVRLLG; from the coding sequence ATGACCTGGCTCGTGGTGCTGGGCGCCGGTCTCGGCTGCTACCTCCTCAAGCTCGCCGGACTCTCGATCCCGCCGTCGGTGCTCGACCACCCGGTGGTCGAGCGGGTCGCCGACCTGGTGCCGGTCGCCCTGCTCGCCGCGCTGGTGGCCGTCCAGGTGCTCTCGACCGGGCCGGACCTCGTGGTCGACGCCCGGCTCGTCGGCCTGGCCGCGGCGGTCGTGCTGCTCGTGGTCCGTGCGCCGTTCCTGGTGGTGGTCTTCGGGGCCGCGCTCGTCGCTGCCCTGGTGCGGCTGCTGGGGTGA
- a CDS encoding AzlC family ABC transporter permease, protein MSSSEPSPEGSSGASSSAARRAVVRDGIGVGVATGLYATSFGAVAVASGLTVAQTCALSLVMFTGASQFALVGVLASGGTPLAAGLTALMLGTRNTLYGLKVAPALAWRGVRRLGAAQLLIDESTAMAVGRPTRDLARAGFLATGLSIFVLWNAFTLVGAVAGEALGDPRTYGLDAAVGAAFLALLWPRLADRRNQLVAVAAAAVALGLVPLTTAGVPVLAAAGVALLVGVLSHGEDPTEIPEAPR, encoded by the coding sequence GTGTCCTCGTCGGAGCCGTCGCCCGAGGGTTCCTCGGGCGCATCCTCGTCCGCGGCCCGGCGCGCCGTGGTCCGCGACGGGATCGGGGTGGGGGTCGCCACGGGGCTCTACGCCACCTCCTTCGGCGCGGTCGCCGTGGCCTCGGGCCTCACCGTCGCGCAGACGTGCGCCCTGTCGCTCGTGATGTTCACCGGTGCCAGCCAGTTCGCGCTCGTGGGAGTCCTGGCCTCCGGCGGCACCCCGCTCGCTGCCGGGCTCACCGCCCTGATGCTGGGGACCCGCAACACGCTCTACGGTCTCAAGGTGGCGCCCGCGCTGGCTTGGCGGGGCGTACGCCGGCTGGGCGCCGCCCAGCTGCTGATCGACGAGTCCACGGCCATGGCGGTCGGGCGCCCCACGCGGGACCTGGCCCGAGCCGGCTTCCTGGCCACCGGGCTGTCCATCTTCGTGCTCTGGAACGCCTTCACCCTGGTCGGCGCCGTTGCGGGTGAGGCGCTCGGCGACCCGCGGACCTACGGCCTCGACGCCGCCGTCGGTGCGGCCTTCCTGGCGCTGCTGTGGCCCCGGCTCGCCGACCGCCGCAACCAGCTCGTGGCCGTCGCGGCAGCCGCCGTCGCGCTCGGGCTCGTGCCGCTGACGACGGCCGGCGTACCCGTGCTCGCGGCGGCCGGCGTCGCCCTCCTGGTCGGTGTGCTCTCGCACGGCGAGGACCCCACGGAGATCCCCGAGGCACCGCGATGA
- a CDS encoding GNAT family N-acetyltransferase has product MSSPSADVSCRVAWADDAPAIARLQLATRRNDLAELLPAEALAVDAEEAEAAWRQALVRPADARVRVVVALERNRVVGFAITSPALDPDCDPVADAELMEFTVDPAERGKGHGSRLLQAAVDTMVADRFGRAVLWLMAGDDALRGFLVSAGWAADTAHRELDLDGTGATVVKQVRLHTQLA; this is encoded by the coding sequence ATGAGCTCCCCCAGCGCCGACGTCTCCTGCCGGGTCGCCTGGGCCGACGACGCCCCCGCGATCGCCCGGCTGCAGCTCGCGACCCGGCGGAACGACCTGGCCGAGCTGCTCCCGGCCGAGGCGCTCGCCGTCGACGCGGAGGAGGCGGAGGCCGCCTGGCGGCAGGCACTCGTACGCCCTGCTGACGCGCGGGTCAGGGTCGTGGTCGCCCTCGAGCGCAACCGGGTGGTCGGCTTCGCGATCACCTCCCCCGCCCTGGACCCCGACTGCGACCCGGTCGCCGACGCCGAGCTGATGGAGTTCACCGTCGATCCCGCGGAGCGGGGCAAGGGGCACGGGTCGCGGTTGCTGCAGGCCGCCGTCGACACCATGGTCGCCGACAGGTTCGGTCGCGCGGTGCTGTGGCTGATGGCCGGGGACGACGCGCTGCGCGGCTTCCTCGTCAGCGCCGGCTGGGCGGCCGACACCGCCCACCGCGAGCTCGACCTCGACGGCACCGGCGCCACGGTCGTCAAGCAGGTCCGCCTCCACACCCAGCTCGCCTGA